The Deltaproteobacteria bacterium genome includes a window with the following:
- a CDS encoding ABC transporter permease gives MRFLLGAGAVLGFFLVWEFLLTFVFVFNPFFITKPSLMWQATGDLILSGELWKDIYVSGTPFVFGFAAAVFIGIPVGVVMGWRRRVAFALDPFLTALYASPLVALAPLLIVMFGVGIKGKTILIFLLAVFPFIFNAFAGVRSVDTLLINVVRSLGGKERDLYFKVILPSTLPYIVAGARIAIGRGIVGIIVGEFYAASEGIGHALIWYGDMYQLAHMFVCILVLMIIAVIFTVGLRKAELIIAPWRTQETR, from the coding sequence GTGCGGTTCCTGCTCGGGGCGGGGGCGGTGTTGGGCTTCTTCCTCGTCTGGGAGTTCCTGCTCACCTTCGTCTTCGTCTTCAACCCGTTCTTCATCACCAAGCCGTCGCTCATGTGGCAGGCCACCGGTGACCTGATCCTCAGCGGCGAGCTCTGGAAGGACATCTACGTCAGCGGCACTCCCTTCGTATTCGGGTTCGCGGCCGCGGTGTTCATCGGCATCCCGGTGGGGGTGGTCATGGGGTGGCGCCGCCGGGTGGCATTCGCCCTGGACCCGTTCCTCACGGCCCTGTACGCGAGCCCGCTGGTGGCGCTGGCGCCGCTGCTGATCGTCATGTTCGGCGTGGGGATCAAGGGCAAGACCATCCTGATCTTCCTCCTCGCGGTGTTCCCGTTCATCTTCAACGCCTTCGCCGGCGTCCGCTCGGTGGACACGCTGCTCATCAACGTCGTCCGGTCCCTGGGAGGGAAGGAACGCGACCTCTACTTCAAGGTCATCCTGCCGAGCACCCTGCCCTACATCGTGGCGGGCGCCAGGATCGCCATCGGCCGGGGCATCGTCGGCATCATCGTCGGCGAGTTCTACGCCGCCTCCGAGGGCATCGGCCACGCGCTGATCTGGTACGGCGACATGTACCAGCTGGCGCACATGTTCGTGTGCATCCTCGTGCTGATGATCATCGCGGTGATCTTCACCGTGGGCCTGCGCAAGGCCGAGCTGATCATCGCGCCCTGGCGCACCCAGGAAACACGATGA
- a CDS encoding ABC transporter permease, with protein MNRYLSQYRENEEPILGWGFIVLFLLVWEFIPHVVTLPKGLALFFTTPYHIAAKLVEMSTSGEVAFHFYVSASEFVIGLGLSIIVALPVGLVMGRFYTLNAMFDPFVTAFNATPRLVFLPLVVLWLGFGIWSTVVIVFIGALFPLLINTYEGVKNVDRVLVNVVRSFGANEWQLMKIVVLPNSMPYIIAGLRLAIGRAILGVVVGEFFGSDQGIGFLMAEAAGNYIVDVVFAGLILFMGISLVMTMAVKKLEDRLSRWRPEQVKTF; from the coding sequence ATGAACCGCTACCTGTCACAGTACCGCGAGAACGAGGAGCCCATCCTGGGATGGGGCTTCATCGTGCTGTTCCTGCTGGTCTGGGAGTTCATTCCCCACGTGGTGACCCTGCCCAAGGGGCTGGCGCTGTTCTTCACGACGCCGTACCACATTGCTGCCAAGCTCGTCGAAATGAGCACCTCGGGCGAGGTGGCGTTTCACTTCTACGTCAGCGCCAGCGAGTTCGTCATCGGCCTCGGGCTCTCCATCATCGTGGCGCTTCCCGTGGGGCTGGTCATGGGGCGTTTCTACACGCTCAACGCCATGTTCGACCCCTTCGTGACCGCCTTCAACGCCACTCCCCGGCTGGTGTTCCTGCCGCTGGTGGTGTTGTGGCTTGGCTTCGGCATCTGGTCCACGGTGGTGATCGTCTTCATCGGCGCCCTCTTCCCCCTCCTGATCAACACCTACGAGGGCGTTAAGAACGTCGACCGCGTGCTGGTCAACGTGGTGCGCTCCTTCGGCGCCAACGAGTGGCAGCTCATGAAGATCGTGGTGCTGCCCAACTCCATGCCCTACATCATCGCCGGCCTCCGGCTCGCCATCGGCCGCGCCATCCTGGGCGTCGTGGTGGGAGAGTTCTTCGGCTCCGACCAAGGCATCGGCTTCCTCATGGCCGAGGCCGCCGGCAACTACATCGTCGACGTGGTCTTCGCCGGCCTCATCCTGTTCATGGGCATCTCCCTCGTGATGACCATGGCGGTGAAGAAGCTGGAAGACCGGTTGAGCCGCTGGCGGCCGGAGCAGGTGAAGACGTTCTGA